CTCCGCGTCTCCTCGTCCCCTCGTCCCCGCGGCCCGCCGCCGGTCCGCCCCCCGGACTGGCGGCGACCCTCTCCTCTGCATCGTTGTCGGCATGACGGGCCTGTCGTACCGTTGAGGCCACCGTGCAACGCTTCGGAACCCTCTCGTTCGGTCACTACGGCTCGCTCGGCCGCACTCGCCCCCTCTCCGCGGCGGACTCGATGCTGCAGGCCATCGAACTCGCCGAAGGCATGGACGCCCTCGGCGTCAACGGCATCTACTTCCGCGTGCATCACTTCGCGCAGCAGCAGTCGTCGCCGATGCCCTTGCTGGCGGCCATCGCGGCGCGCACGCAGCGCATCGAAGTCGGCACGGGCGTCATCGACATGCGGTACGAGAACCCGCTCTACCTGGCCGAAGAAGCGGCGGCCGTCGATCTCATCAGCGGCGGACGACTCGCGCTCGGCGTGAGTCGTGGCTCTCCCGAGACCGTGGTGCGCGGGTACGAGGCATTCGGCTACGCGGGCTCCGAGGATCCACGCGGGGCCGACCTGGCGCGCGACCACTTCGCGACGTTCATGCGCGCGATTGCCGGCGAGGGGATGGCGCAGCGCGACCCGCAGAGTCCGTTCGGCGACCCGTCGGCGGGCACCGGGCTGCAGCGCGTCGAGCCCTATTCTCCAGGACTGCGATCGCGCGTCTGGTGGGGTGCCGGCGCGCGCGAGTCCGCGGAATGGGCGGGGCGCATCGGCGTCAACCTCATGTCGTCGACGCTCCTGGTCGAGGACCGCGGCATCCCGTTTGATCAGTTGCAGGCCGAGCAGATCGACGCCTTCCGCGCGGCGTGGCGCACTGCCGGACACGCGGGCGAACCTCGCGTGTCGGTGAGCCGCTCGATCTTCCCGCTCACGACGGCGGAGGACCATCACTACTTCGGCCGCAGTTCCGAACGCGACAGCGTGGGCTACATCGACGGCTTCCGCTCGACGTTCGGCAGGACATATGCCGCCGAGCCCGACCAACTCATCGATCAACTGAAGGCGGATGCCGCGATCCGGAGCGCGGACACGCTCATGCTCACGATCCCGTCGCAGCTCGGTGTCGCGTTCAATCTGCGCATCGTCGAGTCGTTCGCGCGCTACGTCGCGCCGGCACTCGGCTGGCAGAGTACGCTCGGGTGATGCGCCTCCTTCGGATTGTCGTCATCGGCGTTGTCCTCGCGTGTGCGGTGCCCTCCGGCGCGCAGACGGCGGCGTTCACCATCGAGGCGGTGACGAGCGCGCCGTTCCCCACCACCCTCACGGCGTCGGCCACGGGCGAGCGCATCGCGTGGACGCTCAACGCACAGGGCCGGCGCAACGTGTGGGTGGCCGAAGGGCCCGCCTTCGTGGCGCGTCAGCTCACCGCGTACGAGACCGACGATGGGCAGGAGCTGAACGCGCTGCAGATTTCGGCTGATGGGGCGTGGGTCGTCTACCAGCGCGGCGGCGACTTCGGCTCCAACTGGGACGATGCCGCTCCCGTCAACCCGACGGGCGCGACGACGCCAGCGGCAGTGGGCATCTGGGCCGTGCCCTTCGGCGGCGGCGCACCGATCGCCCTCGGCGAAGGTGTGAACCCCGTGCTCTCGCCACGCTCCGACGTCGTGGTCTTCGAACGCGCGCGTCAGTTGTGGTCGGTCCCGATCGGTGGCGGTACCCCCGCCACGAAACTCTTCGACCAGCGCGGCGCGGCAGGCGACGCCAGGTTCTCGCCTGATGGATCACGCCTCGCGTTCGTATCGAGCCGTGGCGATCACGCGTTCATCGCGGTGTACACGAACGCGTCGACGCCGGTCCGCTATCTCGCGCCGACGACGAGTCGCGATGGCTCGCCGCGGTGGTCGCCCGACGGGTCGTCGATCGCGTTCGTCCGCCGGCCTGGCGCGGGAGGTCCGCCACCCTCGTCGCTCGAACCGGCGCCCACGCCATGGAGCATCTGGATCGCCGACGTCTCGGCAGGTCACGCACAACAGCGCTGGGCAAGCGGAACGGAACCGCGCGACACGGTGCCATTCACGCACGGCGGAACGAACCTGCACTGGACCGGCACGGGACGTCTCGTGTTCCTGTCGTATCAGGACGGCTGGCCGCACCTCTACTCGATGACGGCGAGCGGCACCGACGCGCCGCTGCTGCTCACGCCGGGCGATCACATGGCGGAGCACGTCACGATCGCACCAGACGGTCGTCACGCGCTCTACGCAGGCAATCTCGGCACGACAGCCGGCGACATCGACCGTCGTCACGTCGTGCGCGTGCCGGTCGATCGGGCCGCACCGGAAGTCCTGACACCAGGCAACGGACTCGAGTGGTCGCCCGTCGTCCTCGCCACGGGACGCGTTGCCGCGATTGGTGGCGATTCGCAGCAGGCGCCCGTGCCGTTCGCTTTCGACACGGTCGATCCCGCCGTGCGCCCGAACGGCGCGGGACGCATCGTCATCGGTGCGTCGGCGGTGCCGGCCACCTTCCCCGCCCGGCAACTCGTCGTGCCAACGCCTGTCACGTTCACGGCGAGCGATGGCGGCCGCGTCCACGGACAGCTGTTCACGCCGGCGGGCGCCGGCACGGCGAAACGCCCGGCCATCGTCTACATCCACGGTGGCCCGATGCGGCAGATGCTGCTCGGCTGGCACTACGGAGACTACTACTGGAACGCGTACGCGCTCAACCAGTACCTTGCCAGTCGCGGCTTCATCGTGCTGTCGGTGAATTACAGGTTAGGCATCGGTTACGGCTTCGACTTCCATCGTCCGCCGAAGGCCGGTGTCGCGGGCGCGTCGGAATACCTCGACATCAAGGCCGCCGGTGAATGGCTGCGCGCGCGCGCGGACGTCGATGCCACGCGCATCGGCGTCTATGGCGGATCGTATGGCGGGTATCTCACCGCGCTCGCGCTCGGTCGCGACTCGTCGGTTTTCGCGGCGGGCGTCGACATCCATGGCGTGCACGACTTCACGAGCGACGGCGGCGGCCGCATCGGCGCGGGCGCCTGGCGCTACGAGCGTCCTGCGTCGGTGGTCGAGGCCCTTGCGCGAACCGCGTGGGAGAGCTCACCGGTCGCGAGCGTCACGACGTGGCGATCACCGGTGCTGCTCATCCACGCCGACGACGACCGCAACGTCCGCTTCAGCCAGACCGTCGATCTGCTCCAGCGCCTGCGCGCCGCGGGCGTCGAGACCGAAGAGCTGGTGGTCGTCGACGATACGCACCATTTCCTGCGCTACGCCAACCAGCTCCGCGTGAACCAGGCGATCGCCACGTACCTGGAAAAGAAGCTCCTCACCAGAATCTCTGTCGATCAACAGCGCTGATCAGTGCCCGGCGAGGAACGTCGAGGCGATGTAGCACGTGTGGGTGGCGATGGGCGTGTATCCCATGCGCTCGTAGACGGGCCGGCCAGCGTCGGTGGCGTGCAGGACCGTCGGCAGTTCGCCGTGCCGGTCCGCTGCGATGTCGAGCGCGTGCCGCATCGCCGCGGCGGCGTAGCCCCGGCGCTGGTGCTCCGGATGCGTGGCAACCATCGCCACGTACCGATGCCCCTCCACCAGCAGCACCGCCGCACTCGTCACCGCCGCTCCATCGTCGGCACATCCGAGCGCGGGCACGTGCCCGTTCCAGAAGGCCGGCGCGCCGAGCAGCGACTTGGCCGCGGCCAGATCCATCCCGTATGCCGCGGAGTTGACGTCCACGAGCGCGCCGCATCCCGGTTCGTCCAGCGGCACCGAGAGCGCGAGGCCGCCGGGCGCGTCAGCGGGCACCACACGATCGGCACGCATGCCCGTCAGCGGTAGGAGCGGCGTCAGCCCGCAGCCGGCGAGGACGGCCTGCGCATCGACGCCGGACTCGATCGCCTGGTGCGTGACGACCAACAGCCACGGCACGCCGGAGCCATCGGCCCACGCCATCGCCTCCTCCCCCGACGCGCGGAGCAACGCCGCCGTCACAGACGGCGTTGTGACGATGGCGACGTTGAAGAACGCGACGGGGACGCCACTGAACACGTACGTCACGTTCGTCGTCGTCTCGAACCTGTGCGTGGGAGACGCACGGCACATCACGCGCCATGCGTCGCGGAACTGCCCCACGCTCAGGTCCACCGGATGCCGTGCTGGCGTCATGGCGCCTTGGCCTCTGACGAAGACGAGAGTCGCGAACGTATGACGAGGTGCATCGGATCGCGGAGGTACTGCTTCAGCAGCTGTTCGCGCGCGAGCGCGACGCCTGCCGTATCGCCCGCCGTCTGCATGGCCACGAGAGCCTGCCACTTGCACAGGTCGTCCTCGCTCGAGCACCCGGCGAAGTGCTGCCGCGCTCCTGCCGCATCGCCGCTGGCCACCGCGAGTAGCGCCCGTCCGAAGTGCATGCTCGACTGCACCGACGCGATGTCCGGGTTCGCCGCAGCGAGCGCGTCGAGTGCCGACGACGTCTTGGTCAGCGCGGCGACGTCGCGCAATCCGCTCTCGGCCATCGCGCGTGCCACGAGGGCCTGACGCTCGAGGCCGCGCGTCGGGCCGGGCGGAAGCGTCTTGGCGCTGACCGTGGCGAGCGCGGCAGCGACAGGGACCAGCGCGTCGCGATGGCGCCCGGCGTCGCTCAGCACCAGCGCACGACGGATCGGGACGAACGCCACATTCGTGGTGTCCGCGAGGCTGGCCTTCTCCGCAGTGTCGAGCATCGCGAGCGCACCACGCGTGTCGTGCTGGGCCATCGCGATGGCCGCCAGCGTGGCGTCGACGCCAAGCTTGTCGCTCGGGCGCGGCGCGCCGGCCCGAGCCTCCGCCAACGCATTGCGTGCGCCGGCGACGTCGCCCGCGTAGAACTTCGCGTACGCGATGCCTTCATGCGAGGCCCAGAAGCCCGGCGACAGGGCCAGGGCCTTTCCGAACGCCGCTTCGGCGTCGGCAAAGCGCCCGGCAGAGAGCAGGGCCTCGCCGAGCGAATCCTGCGCGTTCGGCTCGGTGGGCAGGATGCGCGCGTACTGTTCGAACGCGGCGACGGCACCGTCGGCGTCACCCTGCCGGAGCGCGGCGTATCCGAGGCTGTTCTGCGCGCCGCCCGCTTCGGGATTGAGTGCCGTGGCCTTTTTCAGCGACTCGACGGCCTCGGCGTACTTCGACGACTCGAGCAACTGCTGCCCGCGAATGAAATGCCCGCGCCAGTCGCCGGGGGCCAGTTCGGTGACGCGCGCGTACGCGGCGCTCGCCTTCGCGACGTCGCCGGTCCGCGCGGCCGCGATGCCCTCCACGAGCGCGCGCTCGGCCGCCGGCAGACCGGCCGCGGCCGCGGCCGCGGCTTCGAGCTCCGTAGTGCCGTTGGCACCGGGCACCGTGTAGCCGTGATACGCGTGCGCCAGGACGAAGTTCGAGTCCAGCGCCAACGCCTGCGCGAACGCCTCGGACGCCTCGGCCACGCGCAGGTTGTCGAGGAGCTGCTCCCCCTTCCGGAGCTGCGCCACCGCTTCGGGCGACGACGACGTCGTGGTGATCGTGGCGGCGGCAGGGGCCTGGGCGGCGCTGTCGGCGGGCGGTGCCGGCGACGTGCAGGCAGCACACAGGACGAGGACGGGCAGGAGCAGACGCTTCATCGAAGATTCTCCAGTGAACGGTAAGGGACTCGAGAGGGCATGCGAGAATCGGCCGACAATCCCCTCATCTTCATGACGCACGCGACGGATCACACGCCGTGACAGGCCTCGAAGCGGACGCCGCCGCGCGCTGGGCACGCGCGCGGGAGGTCTTCGATGCCGTCGTCGTCCTGCCGGCGGCGGATCGCGATGTCGCGCTCGCCGCGCTGTGTGGAGGCGACGCCGCTCTGCGCGGCGAGGTCGTGTCGCTCCTGCTGCACGACAGCCCTGACGATGACGCCATCGCGCGGCTGGTGGCCGACGCCGCCGGCGACATCGTGGGCGTTTCCTCGAGCGCCAGCGCCGACGCGTTTCCGCCAACCTCCGATCGCTACCGCATCGTTGCGCGTCTCGGCGGAGGCGGCATGGGCGACGTGTTCCTTGCCGAAGACGCCGCGCTCGGCCGGCGCGTCGCGCTCAAGGTGCCGCGAGGCCACGTGACCACCGATGCAACGGCCCGCAGGAGGCTGCGCGACGAAGCGCACGCGGCGGCGGCCATCAATCACCCGCACGTCTGCATCGTCCACGACGTCGGCGATGGTCCCGACGGGCGCCCCTTCATCGCGATGGAGCTCATCGAAGGCGAGACGCTGGCGTCGCGTCTCGCCGCAGGCCCGCTTCCGCTGGCCGACGTGCTGACGCTCGGCATCCAGGCCGCCGCGGCGCTGCACGCTGCCCACGCGATCGGCGTGGTCCATCGCGACCTGAAGCCGTCCAACATCATGTGGACGGCACACGGCATCAAGCTGCTCGACTTCGGGCTGGCGACAGCCGTGCGCACCGTTGACACACGCGACGATGGCGCGCGCGCGCCAGGTGGATTCGCGGGCACCGTACCGTACATGAGTCCGGAGCAGGTGCGCGGCGAACCGCTCGACCACCGCACGGACCTCTTCTCGCTCGGCGTGGTCCTCTACGAAGCCGTCACTGGGCGATTACCGTTCGACGAACCGACAGCCGCACGGACGGCCGATGCGATCGTCACGCGCGAGCCAGCGCCGCCAGAAGAGATCGTGCCCGGCCTGCCGTCCGATCTGTCGCGCGTGTTGGCGCGCGCCCTCGCCAAAGTGCGCGACGCGCGCTACGCGGACGCCGCAACGCTTGCCGACGACCTGCGGGTGGTCGCCTCCACGCACGCGCGGCCTGTGCGTCGACGAGGTCACATGGCTGTTGCCGCGCTCGCGGCAACGGTACTGGTCGGCGCCGCCGTCGCATCGGGCACGCACACGGGGTGGCCCTTCGAGGCGACGGTGCGACGCGCGGCGGCGACGCCGCCCGTGGTTCGCCCGGTCAGCGGCCCGACGAGCCTCTCCGTCCTCGTGGCAGATTTCTCCAACGCGACGGGCGACGCCACGTTCGACGGCACGCTGCGCGAGAGTCTCATCGTGCAGCTCCAGCAGACGCCGTTCCTGCGCGTCCTGCCGCCGTCGAGCGTGGACGAGACGCTGCGGCAGATGACGCGCGCGCCGGGCACCCGCCTCACGGCGCCGGTGGCCGCGGAAGTCGCGCAACGACGCGGGCTTGCCGCGTGGATTTCGGGAGCGATCGAGTCGACGCGCGACGGACTGGTCGTCACGCTGCGAGTCACCCGCACCGACAGCGGCGATGTCGTCGCACGCGAGCGCGTCGAGGTCCGCGATCGCGATGCCGTCCTTGGTGCGCTCGGCGACGCCGCCGCACGACTGCGCCAGACGCTGGGGGAGTCGCAGCAGTCGATCGGCCGGTTCAACGTGCCCACCGCGCAGGCCACGACGGCGTCGCTCGACGCACTCAAGGCCTACACGCTGGGGGCCGAGCGGTCGGCGAGCGGTGACTACGGCGTGGCGGCGGCGCTCTACGAGCGCGCGGTGCAGATCGATCCCGAGTTCGCGCTGGCCTACCAGGCGCTCGCACGCGAGCAGGCCAACGAGATGTACGCGCACGATGTGGTCGCGGCGTCTGCCACGCGGGCCTACGAGCTCAGGACGCGCACCACTGGCCAGGAACGCTTCAACATCGAGACCGAATACCACTCGAGTGTCTCAGGCGCGCTCGATCGCGCGTCCGCGACAGCCGGGCAGTGGAAGGCCGCCTATCCGGCCGACTGGCGTCCGCACCACGTGCTCGCGCACCTGCACTACACCCTCGGGCAGTACGCCGAGGGTGTGCAATCGGGTCGCGAGGCCGTTCGCCTCAATCCAGACGTGGCTGCTGCCTACTCCAACCTCGCCGGTTCGCTCTTCGCGCTCGGGCGCTTCGTCGAGGCGCGCGACGTCTACCACGAGGCGATGGCGCGCGGTCTCGACGCGCCGGAGTACCACGCGTTCCTGTGGCGGATCGCCTACTACACCGGTGACACCGAGGGCATGCAGCGGCAGATGGCGTGGGCGTCGAGCAGCGCGTCATGGGCGTCCAACATGCCCGCGCTCGCAGCCGCCCTTCAGGGACAGTGGGCTACCGCGCGATCGGCGACGCAGCTCGCCTCGGCGGGTTTCGCGCGGCGCCGCATGCCCGGCCTCGTGGCGTATGCCGCGCGCTACGAGGCACTCACGGGCGCGCTGGTCGGCGATTGCCGGACCACCCGGCGGAGCGCCCCTGTGGTACTGGGCTACGACGTCTCCGACGTGCGCGCCAGCGTGGTACTCGCGCTGGCGTTGTGCGGCCGCACCGATCTCGATCCTGTCATTCGGTCGCTGCGTCGCGCGCAGCCAGACAGCACCGTCCTCACTCACGGGTGGCTCCCGGCGATCGACGGCGCGACGGCGCTCGCACGACGACGGCCGATCGAGGCGATTGCCGCGTTGCACGACGCGGCCCGCTACGACGGCGCCGCCGAATCCTGGCCGACCTACGTGCGGGGGTTGGCGCTGCTGCAGGCCGGAGAGGCCGCTGATGCAGAGGCGGCGTTTGCCAGGATTGTCGACCAGCCCGGCCGCGCGTTGTGGTTCCCACTGGCGCCCTTGTCACGCCTGGGGATCGCGAGAGCGCGACGACTGGCCGGCGACAACGAGGGCGCCCGCCGCGCGTACGACCAGTTCTTCACGACATGGAAGGACGCCGACGCCGACCTCCCCGTCATCGTGGCCGCCCGCCAGGAATACGCGCGATTGCCGTAACCGTCAGGACTGGGACAACTGGCGGCGCAGCCACGCGCGGCCGTGGCGCAGGTCGCGATCGACTGTCGCGTCCGACACGCCCAGCGCGGCACCGATCTCGGCGTGCGTGAGGCCGCCGAAGTAGCACAGATCGAGCGCCTCGGCCTGCCGCGCGTCGATGGCCTTCAGGCGTTCGAGCGCCTCGTCGAGACACAGCAGATCGACCGACCTCGCCGTCTCTCCGGCGATCCCGTCTGTCAGGGTGACCCGCTGGTCGGCCCCGCCGCGCTTCTGCGTGCGGCGTGTGCGCGCGTGCTCGACGAGGATGCGCCGCATCACGGTGGCCGCCACGCTCACGAAATGCGTGCGCGTACGCCAGTCGACCTGCGCACCGGCGAGCCGCAGGTAGGCCTCGTGGACGAGCAGCGTGGGCTGCAGCGAGTGCCCCTGTGCCTCCCGCTGGAGATGCCCGCGCGCCACGCGGTGCAGTTCGCCGTACACCAGCGGGATCAACCTGTCGTAGGCATCATGACTACCGCCTTGCCACTCCTGCAGCAACTCGAGGACGCCATCCTGACTCATCTGTAGCGCATGATACGCCCGCTGTCACCACTTCAACGCCGATCCCGTCTGGTACTCGGTGACGCGGGTCTCGAAGAAGTTCTTCTCCTTCTTGAGGTCCATCGCTTCCGACATCCACGGGAACGGGTTCTCCTGCGCAGACGGGAACACGGGGGCCAGACCGAGCTGTGCGCAACGGCGGTTCGTGATCACGTGCATGTACTGCGCGCAGAGGTCGGCGTTGAGGCCGAGCAGACCGCGCGGCATGGTGTCGCGCCCATACGCCACTTCGAGCGCGCACGCGTCGTGCAGCATGCTGCGCACCTCGTCCTGCAGGTCCGGCGTCCACAGGTGCGGGTTCTCGACCTTGATCTGGTTGATGACGTCGATGCCGAAGTTCAGGTGCAGCGACTCGTCGCGCAGGATGTACTGGTACTGCTCCGCGATGCCCACCATCTTGTTGCGCCGGCCGAGCGAGAGGATCTGCGCAAAGCCCGTGTAGAACCACATCCCCTCGAACACGACGTAGAACGCCACGAGGTCGCGCAGGAACGCCCTGTCGGCATCGGGCGTGCCGGTGGAGAACTGCGGATCGGACAGGTTCTGCGTGTAGCGGAGCGCCCACGACGCCTTGTCGGTGATCGAGGGCACTTCCCTGTACATGTTGAACAGCTCGCCCTCGTCGAGGCCGAGGCTCTCGCAGATGTACTGGAACGTGTGCGTGTGGATCGCTTCCTCGAACGCCTGACGCAGCAGGTACTGCCGGCACTCCGGGTTGGTGAGGTGCCTGTAGATCGCGAGCACGATGTTGTTGGCGACCAGCGACTCCGACGCCGCGAAGAATCCGAGGTTCCGCTTCACCATCCGCCGCTCATCGTCGGACAGGCCCGTGAGCGACTTCCACAGCGCGATGTCGGCCTGCATGGACACCTCGGTCGGCATCCAGTGGTTGTTGCACGCGGAGAGATAGCGCTCCCACGCCCAGCGGTACTTGAGCGGCAGCAACTGGTTCACGTCGGCGCGGCAGTTGATCATCGCCTTGTCGTCGACGCGCGGACGCGCGCCAGAGCGATCGATTTCGCCGAGGCCCGTCGTGGTGGAAAGATGGGTTGTCGTCACGGCTGTCACTGGCAGGCCTCGCAATCGGGGTTGTCGATCGCGCAGGCGCTCACGACGCCCGCAGATGGTGCGGCTACGGCGTTCAGACGCGCGTCTGGCCCCTTCAGCGTGCTCCGCTCGACGTGCGTCGCCGCACGCGATCGCAGGTAGTAGGTGGTCTTGAGGCCGCTGCGCCACGCGAGGCGGTACATCGCGTCGAGCTTCGGACCATCGGGGCGATCGACGTAGAGGTTCAGCGACTGCGCCTGGTCGATCCACTTCTGCCGACGCGCCGCGGCGGCGATGAGCCACGCGGGATCGATCTCGAACGCCGTGGCGTAGAGCGCTCGCAGGTCGGCCGGAATCCGGTCGATGGCTTCGAGGCTGCCGTCGTAGTACTTCAGGTCGTTCACCATCACCTCGTCCCACAACCCGGCGGCCTTCAGGTCTTCCACCAGGTACGGATTGACGACGGTGAAGTTGCCGGACATGTTGGCCTTCACGTAGAGGTTCTGGAACGTCGGCTCGATCGACTGGCTCACGCCGCAGATGTTGGCAATGGTTGCCGTCGGCGCGATCGCCATCACGTTGGAGTTGCGCATGCCGACGTCCATGACGCGCGCGCGCAGCGGCGCCCAGTCGAGACGGCTCGTCGTGTCGACGGCGATGTCCTCGCCCCGCGCCTCACCCAGGATCGCGATCGAATCGCACGGCAGGACGCCGCGACTCCAGAGCGAGCCCTCGAACGTTTCGTACCGGCCGCGTTCGGCCGCGAGATGCGTCGACGCCTCGATCGCGTGGTACGCCACGTGTTCCATGCTCGCGTCGGCGAACGTGATGGCATCGTCTGACGCATACGGCACGCGCATGCGGTGCAGCGCGTCCTGGAATCCCATCACGCCGAGGCCCACCGGACGATGCCGCCGGTTCGAGCGGCGCGCCTGAGGAATCGTGTAGTAGTTGATGTCGATCACGTTGTCGAGCATGCGGACGGCCGTGTGCACGGTGCGGCGCAGTCTGGCGGTGTCCAGCCCGCCTGACGTCACGTGCGCGGCGAGATTGATCGACCCGAGGTTGCACACGGCGACCTCATCGTCGGTCGTGTTGAGCGTGATTTCGGTACACAGGTTCGAGGAGTGCACGACGCCGTCGTGCTGCTGCGGAGAGCGCGCGTTGCACGCGTCCTTGAACGTGATCCACGGATGTCCCGTCTCGAACAGCATCGTCAGCATCCGGCGCCAGAGATCGACGGCGCGCACGCGCCTGCACACGCGCACCTCGCCGCGGTCGACGGCGGCTTCCGCCTGTGCGTACGCATCGGCGAACGCCTGGCCCCACGCGTCGTGCAGCGACGGCCACTCGTCGGGCGACAGCAGCGTCCAGTGGGCGTCGGCCTCCACGCGCTGCATGAAGAGATCGGGAATCCACAGCGCCGTGTGCATGTCATGCGTGCGGCGGCGCTCGTCGCCAGTGTTCTTGCGCAGTTCGAGGAATTCCTCGACGTCGATGTGCCACGGCTCGAGATACGCGCATACCGCACCGGCGCGCTTGCCGCCCTGGTTCACGGCAATCGCCGTATCGTTGGCCACCTTCAGGAAGGGCACGATGCCCTGCGAGTCGCCGTTGGTGCCCTTGATGCGGGCGCCGAGGCCGCGTACGCGCGTCCAGTCGTTGCCGAGCCCGCCCGCGTACTTGGAGAGCAGCGCGTTGTCGCGCAGCGCGCTGAAGATGCCATCGAGATCGTCGGGCACCGTCGTGAGGAAGCACGACGAGAGCTGCGGCCGGCGCGTGCCCGCGTTGAAGAGCGTGGGCGTCGAGCACATGAAGTCGAACGACGAGAGCAGGTCGTAGAACTCGATCGCGCGCGCGTCCCTGTCGTCTTCTCGCAGCGCAAGCCCCATCGCCACGCGCATGAAGAACGCCTGCGGCAGCTCGAAGCGCACGCCGTCGCTGTGCAGCACGTAGCGGTCGTGCAGCGTCTGGAGGCCGAGGAACTGGAACTGCCTGTCGCGTGACGGATCGAGCGCCGACGCGAGCCGCGGCAGATCGAAGGTCGCGAGCGCGGGATCGAGCAGGTCCAGTGCGATGCCCCGTTCGACGAACGCCGGGAAATAGCGCGCGTACGCGTCGGCGTCCATCACGGCGGGAACGTCGCCGAGCACGAAGCGGACCGCGTCGCGGGTGAAGTCGTCGAGCAGCAGTCGCGCCGCCACGTACGCATATGCCGGATCGACGTCGATGAGGACGCGCGCCGCCATGATCGTCGCGAGTTGCAACTCGTGTTCCGCGATGCCGTCGTAGATGTTCCGCCGGGCGTCGGCCAAGAGGCGATCCACCGAGACGCCCGTCAGGCCGTCGCACGCACGGGCGATCTGCGTGCGCCACGCGTCGACGTCGAGCGGCGCCTGCGTGCCATCGGCGAGACGCACGTGCAGGACGGGCGCCGGCGCCGGCGTCGGCTGTTCCGCGCGACGCGCCTCCGCGCGCGCCTCGCGATAGAGCACGTATGCACGCGCGACCTTGCGGTGCTCGGCACGCATCAACGCGAGCTCGACCTGGTCCTGGACGTCCTCGATGTGCAGCGCACGCGACTTGCCGGCGCGGCGGGTGAGCGCGTCACAAACGGAGGCCGTCAGCGTCTCGAGGATTTCGTGCAGGCGCGGCGATCCCGTAGCGCCTGGACCTTCGACAGCGAGAAAGGCTTTGGCGATGGCCGCCCGGATCTTGCCGGGATCCCACTCGGCGACGGCGCCGGACCGCTTGATGACGCGCAGCGTGCCCGGAGGCGGCGGCGATGGGGGTGTGAGGGAATCGTGTGCAGCGACGAGCGTAGCGGACATCCGGGCCTGCCTCCTGGTCCCGATACGGAGACGACAGGAGGACGCCACGACACGGTTCCGGTGAGTGCCCGGACACGTCGCACAGCGGCCTCGGGGATCCCCGCCCGAGAAACGTGAACGCCCACGGCAGGTCTCCTGGCTTGCGGGTCGTCGCCACGCCGCCTGGCCTTCCCGGTGCTCATGGCACCAGTGGCACTCGCACGCGCGGATGGCTCGCCGCTCACAGTTGCGGAGTCAGCTCCGGCCTTGCCGCCCGCAGGCAGCG
The nucleotide sequence above comes from Acidobacteriota bacterium. Encoded proteins:
- a CDS encoding protein kinase, which encodes MTGLEADAAARWARAREVFDAVVVLPAADRDVALAALCGGDAALRGEVVSLLLHDSPDDDAIARLVADAAGDIVGVSSSASADAFPPTSDRYRIVARLGGGGMGDVFLAEDAALGRRVALKVPRGHVTTDATARRRLRDEAHAAAAINHPHVCIVHDVGDGPDGRPFIAMELIEGETLASRLAAGPLPLADVLTLGIQAAAALHAAHAIGVVHRDLKPSNIMWTAHGIKLLDFGLATAVRTVDTRDDGARAPGGFAGTVPYMSPEQVRGEPLDHRTDLFSLGVVLYEAVTGRLPFDEPTAARTADAIVTREPAPPEEIVPGLPSDLSRVLARALAKVRDARYADAATLADDLRVVASTHARPVRRRGHMAVAALAATVLVGAAVASGTHTGWPFEATVRRAAATPPVVRPVSGPTSLSVLVADFSNATGDATFDGTLRESLIVQLQQTPFLRVLPPSSVDETLRQMTRAPGTRLTAPVAAEVAQRRGLAAWISGAIESTRDGLVVTLRVTRTDSGDVVARERVEVRDRDAVLGALGDAAARLRQTLGESQQSIGRFNVPTAQATTASLDALKAYTLGAERSASGDYGVAAALYERAVQIDPEFALAYQALAREQANEMYAHDVVAASATRAYELRTRTTGQERFNIETEYHSSVSGALDRASATAGQWKAAYPADWRPHHVLAHLHYTLGQYAEGVQSGREAVRLNPDVAAAYSNLAGSLFALGRFVEARDVYHEAMARGLDAPEYHAFLWRIAYYTGDTEGMQRQMAWASSSASWASNMPALAAALQGQWATARSATQLASAGFARRRMPGLVAYAARYEALTGALVGDCRTTRRSAPVVLGYDVSDVRASVVLALALCGRTDLDPVIRSLRRAQPDSTVLTHGWLPAIDGATALARRRPIEAIAALHDAARYDGAAESWPTYVRGLALLQAGEAADAEAAFARIVDQPGRALWFPLAPLSRLGIARARRLAGDNEGARRAYDQFFTTWKDADADLPVIVAARQEYARLP
- a CDS encoding sigma-70 family RNA polymerase sigma factor; its protein translation is MSQDGVLELLQEWQGGSHDAYDRLIPLVYGELHRVARGHLQREAQGHSLQPTLLVHEAYLRLAGAQVDWRTRTHFVSVAATVMRRILVEHARTRRTQKRGGADQRVTLTDGIAGETARSVDLLCLDEALERLKAIDARQAEALDLCYFGGLTHAEIGAALGVSDATVDRDLRHGRAWLRRQLSQS
- a CDS encoding ribonucleotide-diphosphate reductase subunit beta, translated to MRGLPVTAVTTTHLSTTTGLGEIDRSGARPRVDDKAMINCRADVNQLLPLKYRWAWERYLSACNNHWMPTEVSMQADIALWKSLTGLSDDERRMVKRNLGFFAASESLVANNIVLAIYRHLTNPECRQYLLRQAFEEAIHTHTFQYICESLGLDEGELFNMYREVPSITDKASWALRYTQNLSDPQFSTGTPDADRAFLRDLVAFYVVFEGMWFYTGFAQILSLGRRNKMVGIAEQYQYILRDESLHLNFGIDVINQIKVENPHLWTPDLQDEVRSMLHDACALEVAYGRDTMPRGLLGLNADLCAQYMHVITNRRCAQLGLAPVFPSAQENPFPWMSEAMDLKKEKNFFETRVTEYQTGSALKW